One genomic segment of Alosa sapidissima isolate fAloSap1 chromosome 13, fAloSap1.pri, whole genome shotgun sequence includes these proteins:
- the myo1hb gene encoding unconventional myosin-Ih isoform X1: protein MDSKGLEERCNRILREMEGSLTARDRVGIQDFVLLDNYTSESAFLDNLRKRFHENLIYTYIGTLLVSVNPYKELGIYSKKQMDIYMGVNFFELPPHIFALADNVYRTMLSETNNHFILISGESGAGKTEACKKVLQFYAVSCPSTRVLDNVRDRLLLSNPVLEAFGNAKTLKNDNSSRFGKYMDIQFDHKGGAVGGHILNYLLEKSRVVHQNHGERNFHIFYQLVEGGEDELLRWLGLERDCQKYSCLVRGNCAKVSSINDKSDWRTVQKAFTVIDFSESDVEHLLAIIASVLHLGNVQFEKGVRGYATLNNSLEVHWLSKLLGIPPQILQQGLTHRKIEAKSEEVLSPFTIDHAKYARDALAKAIYGRTFNWLVGKINESLVNKDSTRKTVIGLIDIYGFEVFQTNSFEQFCINYCNEKLQQLFIQLTLKSEQEEYETEGIEWEPVPYFNNKIICDLVEEKHRGMISVLDEECLRPGEATDLTFLEKLEETLSGHPHFITHKLADQKTRKTLDRGDFRLIHYAGEVTYSVKGFLDKNNDLLYRNIKEVMRQSQNNIIKHCFPASEPDSKRRPETVATQFKTSLTGLTEILMSKEPWYVRCVKPNDGKQPGRFDDVIVRHQVKYLGLMEHLRVRRAGFAYRRRYEVFLQRYKPLCPDTWPNWKGTAAEGVQKLVEHLGYKKEEYKMGRTKIFIRHPRTLFATEDAFDVCKHQLATRIQAKYKGYRVKGDFLRQKEAATKIENCWRGMMARKEKERRAWAVKVIKKFIKGFMTRNQPVSVDNSEYLAFVRHNYLMRLKDNLPKTVLERHLWLTPPPIMKEASKLLRKLYTRHMVWKYVKGMTAQRKAQLQLKGLTSALFRGKKENYPNSVGRPFADTRINEQDINIKVLQTLCQEGVKYSVPVIKYDRNGFRPRFRQLIFTQVAAYLVEEGKVKQRMEYSSLKGISVSNLSDNFLIFHVSCDAKQKGDVVLQCDYLFEALTKLCVVMNRKSIFSIVQGSVRFDIHPGREGFVDFKSGSESMVYRAKNGHLMVESTKTKSR, encoded by the exons GGCCTGGAGGAACGCTGCAATCGCATCCTGCGGGAGATGGAGGGCTCGCTGACGGCCCGGGACCGGGTGGGTATCCAGGACTTTGTGCTGCTGGACAACTACACCAGCGAGAGCGCCTTCCTTGACAACCTGAGGAAACGCTTCCATGAAAACCTCATTTAC ACCTACATCGGGACTCTCCTCGTGTCAGTCAACCCTTATAAAGAACTGGGCATCTACTCCAAAAAGCAGATGGACATATACATGGGAGTTAACTTCTTCGAACTGCCACCACACAT CTTTGCACTAGCAGACAATGTTTACCGCACCATGCTCAGTGAGACGAACAACCACTTCATTCTGATCTCGGGGGAGAGTGGGGCGGGAAAGACAGAGGCCTGCAAAAAGGTCCTGCAGTTTTACGCTGTGAGCTGCCCAAGTACCAGGGTACTGGACAATGTCAGAGACCGCCTGCTCCTCTCCAATCCTGTTTTAGAG GCTTTTGGAAATGCAAAGACATTGAAGAATGACAATTCAAGCCGCTTTGGGAAGTACATGGACATACAGTTTGATCACAAA GGTGGAGCGGTCGGAGGCCATATTCTCAACTACCTGCTGGAGAAGTCCAGGGTGGTGCACCAAAACCATGGCGAGAGGAACTTCCACATCTTCTACCAGCTGGTGGAGGGTGGGGAGGATGAGTTGCTGCGGTGGTTGGGCCTAGAGAGGGACTGCCAGAAGTACAGCTGCCTTGTTCGG GGTAACTGTGCCAAGGTGAGCTCCATCAATGATAAGAGTGACTGGAGGACAGTGCAGAAAGCTTTTACAGTGATTGACTTCAGTGAGAGCGATGTGGAG CACCTGTTGGCGATCATTGCTAGTGTTCTTCACCTGGGAAATGTCCAGTTTGAGAAAGGTGTGAGGGGTTATGCCACCCTGAACAACAGCCTTGAAGTACACTGGCTTTCGAAG TTGCTTGGGATTCCGCCACAGATTCTGCAGCAGGGTTTAACTCACAGGAAGATTGAAGCCAAATCTGAAGAG GTActcagtcccttcaccatagACCATGCAAAATACGCTAGGGATGCACTCGCCAAAGCCATCTACGGCCGCACATTCAACTGGCTGGTGGGCAAGATCAATGAGTCTTTGGTTAACAAG GATTCAACAAGGAAGACCGTCATTGGCCTGATAGATATCTATGGATTTGAAGTCTTCCAAACCAATAG TTTTGAACAGTTCTGCATAAACTACTGCAATGAGAAGCTACAGCAGCTCTTCATCCAGCTGACACTAAAATCTGAGCAGGAGGAGTATGAAACAGAAGGGATCGAG TGGGAACCAGTGCCATACTTCAACAACAAGATCATCTGTGACCTTGTGGAAGAAAAACACAGAGGCATGATCTCCGTCCTG GATGAGGAGTGCTTGCGCCCTGGGGAGGCCACCGATCTCACCTTCCTGGAAAAACTGGAGGAAACGCTGAGTGGACACCCTCACTTCATCAC GCATAAACTGGCAGACCAAAAGACCAGGAAGACCCTTGATCGAGGAGACTTCCGTTTGATTCATTATGCTGGGGAGGTCACATACTCCGTTAAGG GATTTCTAGATAAAAACAATGATCTCCTGTATAGGAACATAAAAGAG GTGATGCGTCAGTCCCAAAATAATATCATCAAGCACTGCTTTCCAGCCAGTGAACCTGACAGCAAACGAAGACCAGAAACG GTAGCCACACAGTTCAAGACTAGCCTCACGGGCCTAACGGAGATCCTGATGTCGAAGGAGCCCTGGTATGTGCGTTGTGTGAAACCCAACGATGGCAAACAGCCAG GACGATTTGATGATGTAATCGTGAGACACCAGGTGAAGTACCTGGGGCTGATGGAACATCTCCGGGTCAGGCGGGCAGGCTTTGCTTACAGGAGGAGATACGAGGTCTTCCTACAGAG GTATAAGCCCCTGTGTCCAGACACCTGGCCAAACTGGAAAGGAACCGCAGCTGAAGGTGTGCAAAAGCTGGTCGAACACCTGGGATACAAAAAAGAGGAATACAAGATGGGCAG AACAAAAATCTTCATCCGTCATCCGAGAACCTTATTTGCCACTGAAGACGCATTTGATGTTTGCAAACACCAACTGG CCACCAGGATCCAGGCGAAGTATAAAGGGTACCGCGTGAAAGGGGACTTCCTCAGGCAGAAGGAGGCTG CCACAAAGATCGAGAACTGCTGGAGGGGTATGATGGccagaaaagagaaggagagaagagcatGGGCTGTCAAAGTCATTAAGAA GTTTATTAAAGGTTTCATGACCAGAAACCAGCCAGTGAGTGTGGACAACTCTGAGTACTTGGCCTTTGTGCGCCACAACTACCTCATGAGACTGAAGGAtaatctgcccaaaactgttctGGAGAGACACCTCTGGCTCACCCCTCCTCCCATCATGAAGGAG GCCTCAAAACTATTACGCAAACTCTACACTCGTCACATGGTGTGGAAGTACGTAAAAGGGATGACCGCACAGAGAAAAGCACAG CTTCAGCTGAAAGGACTGACCAGTGCGCTGTTCAGAGGCAAGAAGGAGAACTACCCCAACAGTGTGGGACGCCCATTCGCCGACACAAGGATAA ATGAACAAGACATCAACATTAAAGTCTTGCAGACACTTTGTCAGGAGGGTGTAAAG TATAGCGTTCCTGTCATCAAGTATGACCGCAATGGCTTCAGACCCCGTTTCAGGCAGCTTATCTTCACACAGGTCGCTGCCTACCTGGTGGAGGAGGGCAAGGTCAAGCAAAGGATGGAGTACAGCTCACTAAAAG GTATATCTGTAAGCAACTTGAGTGACAACTTCCTGATTTTCCATGTCTCATGTGATGCCAAGCAGAAG GGGGACGTTGTTCTGCAGTGTGATTATCTGTTTGAAGCCCTCACCAAACTGTGTGTGGTGATGAACAGGAAAAGCATTTTCAGCATCGTCCAGGGAAG CGTAAGATTTGACATCCACCCTGGCCGAGAGGGGTTTGTGGACTTTAAGAGTGGTTCAGAGTCCATGGTATACCGGGCCAAGAATGGTCATCTTATGGTG GAATCAACAAAGACAAAATCCCGATGA
- the LOC121680903 gene encoding BTB/POZ domain-containing adapter for CUL3-mediated RhoA degradation protein 3-like — MEEMSGVSAVSTAVPAATTRTTSFKGSCPGSKYVKLNVGGALYYTTMQTLTKQDTMLKAMFSGRMEVLTDSEGWILIDRCGKHFGTILNYLRDGAVPLPDSRRETEELLAEAKYYLVQGLADECLAALQNKDTYEPFCKVPLVTSSKEEQRLITTANKPTVKLLYNRSNNKYSYTSNSDDNLLKNIELFDKLSLRFNGRVLFIKDVIGDEICCWSFYGQGRKIAEVCCTSIVYATEKKQTKVEFPEARIYEETLNILLYESQDGRGPDNALLEATGGAAGRSHHLDEDEERERIERIRRIHIKRPDDRTHHHQ; from the exons ATG GAAGAGATGTCGGGAGTGAGTGCGGTCAGCACAGCAGTGCCAGCGGCCACCACCCGCACCACCTCCTTCAAGGGTTCCTGTCCAGGTTCCAAGTATGTGAAACTGAACGTGGGTGGCGCCCTGTACTACACCACCATGCAGACCTTAACCAAACAAGACACCATGCTTAAAGCCATGTTCAGTGGAAGGATGGAAGTCCTTACAGACAGTGAAG GCTGGATCCTAATTGACCGCTGTGGGAAGCACTTTGGCACCATCCTGAACTACCTCAGAGACGGGGCCGTCCCGCTGCCCGACAGTCGCAGGGAGACTGAGGAGTTGCTAGCCGAGGCCAAGTACTACCTGGTCCAGGGTCTGGCGGATGAGTGTCTCGCTGCTCTACAG AACAAAGACACATATGAGCCATTCTGCAAAGTCCCCCTAGTGACCTCTTCCAAGGAAGAACAGAGACTAATAACCACTGCTAACAAG CCCACTGTCAAACTCCtgtacaacagaagcaacaatAAATATTCCTACACCAG CAACTCAGATGACAACTTGCTGAAGAACATAGAGTTATTTGACAAGCTGTCACTGCGGTTCAATGGCCGAGTCCTTTTCATCAAAGATGTGATTGGAGATGAGATCTGCTGCTGGTCTTTTTATGGCCAGGGACGCAAGATTGCAGAAGTGTGCTGCACATCCATTGTCTACGCCACTGAGAAGAAGCAAACTAAG GTTGAGTTCCCTGAAGCCCGAATCTATGAGGAGACCCTGAACATCCTTCTCTACGAGTCACAAGATGGCCGCGGTCCTGACAACGCCCTGTTGGAAGCCACAGGTGGCGCCGCTGGGCGATCGCACCACCTGGACGAGGACGAGGAGCGGGAGCGCATCGAGAGGATCCGGCGGATCCACATCAAGCGACCCGACGACCgtacccaccaccaccagtga
- the myo1hb gene encoding unconventional myosin-Ih isoform X2 — MDSKGLEERCNRILREMEGSLTARDRVGIQDFVLLDNYTSESAFLDNLRKRFHENLIYTYIGTLLVSVNPYKELGIYSKKQMDIYMGVNFFELPPHIFALADNVYRTMLSETNNHFILISGESGAGKTEACKKVLQFYAVSCPSTRVLDNVRDRLLLSNPVLEAFGNAKTLKNDNSSRFGKYMDIQFDHKGGAVGGHILNYLLEKSRVVHQNHGERNFHIFYQLVEGGEDELLRWLGLERDCQKYSCLVRGNCAKVSSINDKSDWRTVQKAFTVIDFSESDVEHLLAIIASVLHLGNVQFEKGVRGYATLNNSLEVHWLSKLLGIPPQILQQGLTHRKIEAKSEEVLSPFTIDHAKYARDALAKAIYGRTFNWLVGKINESLVNKDSTRKTVIGLIDIYGFEVFQTNSFEQFCINYCNEKLQQLFIQLTLKSEQEEYETEGIEWEPVPYFNNKIICDLVEEKHRGMISVLDEECLRPGEATDLTFLEKLEETLSGHPHFITHKLADQKTRKTLDRGDFRLIHYAGEVTYSVKGFLDKNNDLLYRNIKEVMRQSQNNIIKHCFPASEPDSKRRPETVATQFKTSLTGLTEILMSKEPWYVRCVKPNDGKQPGRFDDVIVRHQVKYLGLMEHLRVRRAGFAYRRRYEVFLQRYKPLCPDTWPNWKGTAAEGVQKLVEHLGYKKEEYKMGRTKIFIRHPRTLFATEDAFDVCKHQLATRIQAKYKGYRVKGDFLRQKEAATKIENCWRGMMARKEKERRAWAVKVIKKFIKGFMTRNQPVSVDNSEYLAFVRHNYLMRLKDNLPKTVLERHLWLTPPPIMKEASKLLRKLYTRHMVWKYVKGMTAQRKAQLQLKGLTSALFRGKKENYPNSVGRPFADTRINEQDINIKVLQTLCQEGVKYSVPVIKYDRNGFRPRFRQLIFTQVAAYLVEEGKVKQRMEYSSLKGISVSNLSDNFLIFHVSCDAKQKGDVVLQCDYLFEALTKLCVVMNRKSIFSIVQGSVRFDIHPGREGFVDFKSGSESMVYRAKNGHLMVVSIQLESC, encoded by the exons GGCCTGGAGGAACGCTGCAATCGCATCCTGCGGGAGATGGAGGGCTCGCTGACGGCCCGGGACCGGGTGGGTATCCAGGACTTTGTGCTGCTGGACAACTACACCAGCGAGAGCGCCTTCCTTGACAACCTGAGGAAACGCTTCCATGAAAACCTCATTTAC ACCTACATCGGGACTCTCCTCGTGTCAGTCAACCCTTATAAAGAACTGGGCATCTACTCCAAAAAGCAGATGGACATATACATGGGAGTTAACTTCTTCGAACTGCCACCACACAT CTTTGCACTAGCAGACAATGTTTACCGCACCATGCTCAGTGAGACGAACAACCACTTCATTCTGATCTCGGGGGAGAGTGGGGCGGGAAAGACAGAGGCCTGCAAAAAGGTCCTGCAGTTTTACGCTGTGAGCTGCCCAAGTACCAGGGTACTGGACAATGTCAGAGACCGCCTGCTCCTCTCCAATCCTGTTTTAGAG GCTTTTGGAAATGCAAAGACATTGAAGAATGACAATTCAAGCCGCTTTGGGAAGTACATGGACATACAGTTTGATCACAAA GGTGGAGCGGTCGGAGGCCATATTCTCAACTACCTGCTGGAGAAGTCCAGGGTGGTGCACCAAAACCATGGCGAGAGGAACTTCCACATCTTCTACCAGCTGGTGGAGGGTGGGGAGGATGAGTTGCTGCGGTGGTTGGGCCTAGAGAGGGACTGCCAGAAGTACAGCTGCCTTGTTCGG GGTAACTGTGCCAAGGTGAGCTCCATCAATGATAAGAGTGACTGGAGGACAGTGCAGAAAGCTTTTACAGTGATTGACTTCAGTGAGAGCGATGTGGAG CACCTGTTGGCGATCATTGCTAGTGTTCTTCACCTGGGAAATGTCCAGTTTGAGAAAGGTGTGAGGGGTTATGCCACCCTGAACAACAGCCTTGAAGTACACTGGCTTTCGAAG TTGCTTGGGATTCCGCCACAGATTCTGCAGCAGGGTTTAACTCACAGGAAGATTGAAGCCAAATCTGAAGAG GTActcagtcccttcaccatagACCATGCAAAATACGCTAGGGATGCACTCGCCAAAGCCATCTACGGCCGCACATTCAACTGGCTGGTGGGCAAGATCAATGAGTCTTTGGTTAACAAG GATTCAACAAGGAAGACCGTCATTGGCCTGATAGATATCTATGGATTTGAAGTCTTCCAAACCAATAG TTTTGAACAGTTCTGCATAAACTACTGCAATGAGAAGCTACAGCAGCTCTTCATCCAGCTGACACTAAAATCTGAGCAGGAGGAGTATGAAACAGAAGGGATCGAG TGGGAACCAGTGCCATACTTCAACAACAAGATCATCTGTGACCTTGTGGAAGAAAAACACAGAGGCATGATCTCCGTCCTG GATGAGGAGTGCTTGCGCCCTGGGGAGGCCACCGATCTCACCTTCCTGGAAAAACTGGAGGAAACGCTGAGTGGACACCCTCACTTCATCAC GCATAAACTGGCAGACCAAAAGACCAGGAAGACCCTTGATCGAGGAGACTTCCGTTTGATTCATTATGCTGGGGAGGTCACATACTCCGTTAAGG GATTTCTAGATAAAAACAATGATCTCCTGTATAGGAACATAAAAGAG GTGATGCGTCAGTCCCAAAATAATATCATCAAGCACTGCTTTCCAGCCAGTGAACCTGACAGCAAACGAAGACCAGAAACG GTAGCCACACAGTTCAAGACTAGCCTCACGGGCCTAACGGAGATCCTGATGTCGAAGGAGCCCTGGTATGTGCGTTGTGTGAAACCCAACGATGGCAAACAGCCAG GACGATTTGATGATGTAATCGTGAGACACCAGGTGAAGTACCTGGGGCTGATGGAACATCTCCGGGTCAGGCGGGCAGGCTTTGCTTACAGGAGGAGATACGAGGTCTTCCTACAGAG GTATAAGCCCCTGTGTCCAGACACCTGGCCAAACTGGAAAGGAACCGCAGCTGAAGGTGTGCAAAAGCTGGTCGAACACCTGGGATACAAAAAAGAGGAATACAAGATGGGCAG AACAAAAATCTTCATCCGTCATCCGAGAACCTTATTTGCCACTGAAGACGCATTTGATGTTTGCAAACACCAACTGG CCACCAGGATCCAGGCGAAGTATAAAGGGTACCGCGTGAAAGGGGACTTCCTCAGGCAGAAGGAGGCTG CCACAAAGATCGAGAACTGCTGGAGGGGTATGATGGccagaaaagagaaggagagaagagcatGGGCTGTCAAAGTCATTAAGAA GTTTATTAAAGGTTTCATGACCAGAAACCAGCCAGTGAGTGTGGACAACTCTGAGTACTTGGCCTTTGTGCGCCACAACTACCTCATGAGACTGAAGGAtaatctgcccaaaactgttctGGAGAGACACCTCTGGCTCACCCCTCCTCCCATCATGAAGGAG GCCTCAAAACTATTACGCAAACTCTACACTCGTCACATGGTGTGGAAGTACGTAAAAGGGATGACCGCACAGAGAAAAGCACAG CTTCAGCTGAAAGGACTGACCAGTGCGCTGTTCAGAGGCAAGAAGGAGAACTACCCCAACAGTGTGGGACGCCCATTCGCCGACACAAGGATAA ATGAACAAGACATCAACATTAAAGTCTTGCAGACACTTTGTCAGGAGGGTGTAAAG TATAGCGTTCCTGTCATCAAGTATGACCGCAATGGCTTCAGACCCCGTTTCAGGCAGCTTATCTTCACACAGGTCGCTGCCTACCTGGTGGAGGAGGGCAAGGTCAAGCAAAGGATGGAGTACAGCTCACTAAAAG GTATATCTGTAAGCAACTTGAGTGACAACTTCCTGATTTTCCATGTCTCATGTGATGCCAAGCAGAAG GGGGACGTTGTTCTGCAGTGTGATTATCTGTTTGAAGCCCTCACCAAACTGTGTGTGGTGATGAACAGGAAAAGCATTTTCAGCATCGTCCAGGGAAG CGTAAGATTTGACATCCACCCTGGCCGAGAGGGGTTTGTGGACTTTAAGAGTGGTTCAGAGTCCATGGTATACCGGGCCAAGAATGGTCATCTTATGGTGGTGAGTATTCAACTTGAATCATGTTGA